The Oncorhynchus clarkii lewisi isolate Uvic-CL-2024 chromosome 20, UVic_Ocla_1.0, whole genome shotgun sequence nucleotide sequence gtgttgtgcatTTTCACATTGACAAATGTATGTTTTCATAATGCATTCCTTTAATTATATTTCACATAAAGCTCTGCAGTTTTACAAAGACAAATGTTGATAACATTCCTGAGGACTTGTAGCTTGAGACCTGGTGTACTTACAGCTTGTGGGCTTGAGACAAAAAGCAGACAAAACAAATACAGTACAAAGTGCTGACGTGGGACATTGTGCTAATGAACAGAAAATCTGACAACTCAGTGTAAAGCACCTTGAATACATTGCGTACTGCATGTCTATGTATCCGTGTCGGATAATATACTATTTTGCCCAAACGACAGATTCAATGACAATCTTTCACTAGGTAGAaagacattaaaaaaaaaaaaaacgtctgTACCTTAGTAATGCAGACATATACTCTGCCAGCAGAGGGAAATCTGGGTAGGTAGTACATTATATATTCACTATATTAAGATAAGAAACTACAAAGAACTGGGTAATATATTATCTATTGTCCAGCTGAACATGCCCCCCATATACATATACTATCTATAACAGAACTGTACCAATGTAACAGTGTTTCTCAATATGAATGAAAGTGTGTCGTACAGTTTTCTAGAAGACGACTGTCGTTCAACTGAAAACATTCAGGAAAAAAGTCGCACTTAACTGAACATTAAGAAAACATTATTACCCGATAAGAATTCATATCACAAAATTCTAATTTTCAAAATGTATATTCCAATACAGGACATTTCACAAGATCTTAAAACACATTTATACACCGTACATATTAGATTTATATACAAACAGAGTAAAAGGGCTATAAACGATATGAACTATtcacatttggaggaaacctgtctGCCAGTGCCAACAAACACAACAATCACTGACAGTGTGGTACTATGACAACGTGTTCCTAAAACAACGTCAAAATTGCCAGCAAATCACACTCCATCGTCCCAGTGTCCATTTAGCAGGCCTTGGCCAAGCCAATGAGCATGTCCTTGTTCGCCTGGCGGTACTGAGCCTTAGTGTTGGTGACCGCGCCGTGCTTCTGACGGAGATGCAGCCTCAACTGGCTCTTGTGGCGAAAGTGAAGGTCACATTTCTCGCACTGAGGAAGAAAAAGAATGAACGCAATGAGTCACTAATTGAATCAAACTGCCTCTCAATGGGTTCATTCATACATTAAACGCAGGATTAGCAGGAGGACAAAGGCTATAGCCACTATGCATTTAAGCGGAGGCCCTGGGTCCTCAGTTTAGGCTATTGATAGGCAGTCACAGGAAGCCAGGAATGGGATTAGAGGAAGCGGTCCAAATTAACCAGATACACACTGGGCCATGTGAAGGGAAAGACAAGGCGCTTACGTGGtatggcttttctcctgtgtggatCCGTAAGTGGCTCTTGAGGGTCTGAAGATGGCGGAAGTGCGTCCCACAGATCTCACAGggataaggcttctcccctgtatggaTCAGCACATGGGCCCGGAGGTGAGCTACCTAGGAACGAAATACATAATTATATATGAATGATATTTGTCCTTCATGAGTGAATGACAGCTCATAGCGGTTTCCTCACCTGTACGAAGCAAGAGCCACACGTTTCACACTTGTACGGCTTCTCTCCCGAGTGGATGCGGGTGTGGGTCTTGAGGTTGGCCGGCCGGTTGAACTGAGCGCCGCAGATGTTACAGCGGTATGGTTTCTCTCCTGGAATACAAGAGGCATAAAGAAACCATGACACTGATGCCACCCAGAACCCTGTAAATACACTGTTCTTAGTCATACAGATCCCACTTCTGAAGACAACATAATGATCTTATTAGTTTGACAGGACAGATATGAGTTAAGATGTAACAGAAGTCTTACCAGTGTGGACAGTCTTGTGGCTAGCAAGGTTCCCTTTGTAACGGAAGGCAGCCTGGCATCGGTCACACTTGTATGGCTTATCAGCATGGACCTGGAGCATGTGTCCTTTCAGGGAGTCCGCTTCCGCAAACTTTGCGTCGCACTCGTTGCAGAAGTAGGAACCATTCTCTGCAACGGAAACATTGAGATTTAGTCAATGAAAAGTGTAACAGCATGAATGGAACTATACTGCATCAACATTTATTGAATCGGCCCCACTCATTGAAACACACTACTCACCACCGCTTGAGTCGGAGTACTCAGAGTGCAGCTCATTGGTGTCCTCCCCCGTGTAGGACCCAGGGGAGTGGGAACACACCTCCAGGTGCTGAGGGGCGTCCGTACCACAGGAGGAGCATCTCTGCTGCCTAACGCTGCGATGGCTGGCCTGTGGCACAAGGACCTCTTCCCAATGCTCGTTGACCATCTCTCCAGTCTGGAGTTCTTCAACGGATCCCTCTGATCCACTGGTCATGTAGCGGCCCTGCGGAGAAGAGCAGTCCCCAGCCTCAACACTCCCTACTTGGGACTCATCCTCCTTCTCCCCAGAGGTCTGGTTCATAACGATAAACTTGTACTTCTTCCAGTTGCGGGCCTTGGGCTCCTGGGAGCAGCCGGATGGCTGGGTCAGGGCCGGGACTGTGTTCCTGCTGCAGCCACTGGACTCAGTGGGGGAGTTGGGTTGGCAGTCAGAACGAAGAGGGCTCTGAGGACTGCAGATCACCCCTTTGGTGCAGCCTGGGGACAGGCTGAGGGAGCTGGGGTGTGGGTACTGGTTCCTGTCCTCCTCCATGGGGGAGGCCCCTCTGTGTTCAGGCCCCTGGAGGCTCCCAAGTGGCCCCGACTGACggctggagcagaggagagggcagATGGTCGTAactgaggaggatgaggagtcGGATGACAAAGGGTGGTGTATGATGGTGGTCTCTGTGCGATTCAAGGTAGAGCAGAGTTTCTGAAAGATGGCGCCCCCTTTGGGAATGTCACTGACATTGCAGGCATCTGACATTTTTCTGATGGGGATGTGTTTTCCGTGGACGTGGTGGGAGCTACCTGAAGCATTGATACCACTGAATACACTGGGGCAGTAGCTCCTCCAGTCTCTGAGGGGAGATATGGATGTGTGACTGGGGCTGGTCGCCACCCTATCCAAAACCCTTAAAGCAGGGAGGTCCTGAGAGAGATGCATCGGGCTGGCCAgtacctcctctctctgcagactCACAGACTGCTCTCTAAAAGGGCAGGAAGTAAGGAACAGCACCATTTAGTTCCAAACTGATACTATTCAGATGGGAATAAGAAAAATAGGGCCTGGAAATATTCCCAGAACTAACCAGGAAAGGTTCCATGTACTAGTAGGCTACAGACCAAGAATAAATAGATGAGCAATTATGCATTTTTTCCGTACCTGGACTTGATGAACCTGCGACAGGTGTCCACCACATGTTCCATCTGGAGGTAAGAGGCTGTGTTCATGGTAACCAGAACGAGGCTGTCCTTCAGGGTCAGGGTGGAGGTGTACATGAAGTCCAGCAGGATGGCAAAACCATCAGGGTCAACTTCAGGGTCCAAGCTGATGGCACTCAGGTTACTCTTCAGGGGGTCCGTGAATATGGAGTAAAAAAGTCCactatcaaaataaaaaaaatgttatgaTTATGCCCCTTCTCTCACAATGACAATCGTATAGCACAAGAAGGATGATTGGCCTAAAAAATGGTAGTTGGTCTTGAACGTACCTGCAAGCCACGAGGACCGTCTTGTGAGCGCAGAAGTGCTGACCGTCAATCTGGATAGTGACGTCCGTCAGGATATTTCTGCTGCGGAGGCGGTTGAAGTTGAGCAGAACATCACCGGCATGGCGGGTGAATTGAATGCAGCCATCTGCCAATGAGGCCATGGTGTCAGAATCTGAGGAAACATGGGAAATACCTTGTAAATTATAGACAATCTGACAAACACAGATTGTGAGAGTTGCAGGATGATTTTAACATAAAGTAAGCAAAGTTGTTCCTTTTGATTTTATTTAAATATGTAATATTCTATATATGAGGACATGGCACTATCATTCTATTCCCATTGATGTTGGCAAGTCAGAAATATTTCCTCAATAGGTGGCGCCATTTCAAAGTCCaacaaagtaaaaaataatttggGGAAAGTGGACCACGTTTCTGCGAGTGAGGCCACAGACTGATATTACTAACCATGTCAACTACTATAGGGTATAGACTGCATCTTAGAGGCATTGAACTGGTGTTCATAACATAGTGACAAGCCATGATTGTTGTGGCCAGTGGGAAAGTAGACTTGTACAGGCTACAGTGAACAAGTTAGGCTATTTGTTTGTGCACATTGCAGGTTACATATTGCTGTTCGGACCTACCAAAAACAATTAgcttaaaaataaaacatttgtactTTAAGAAATTGTGAGTTTTACTCTACTACAAATGTTTTACTATAGGCTACATTACTTAGAAACAGTTTGAGAAAAACACACGTTTAAAACCAATTTCATCCGTTAATAGcccgtaataacatctgctaaacacgtgtatgtaacCAATCATATTCGGTTATGACCGATTTGCTTTTGGCATATATCCAAGCCCACGAATACAGACGGCACCTCAAGAGGAGCCCGAGTTTCGCGCTTGGAACGTGTCTCGCATTGAGTACATTCCGTCTTGGGTGCGCACAGATTAGGTTGCTTCTAAATAGGCTTCCTGCTTTTCGATAGGTCTAGAAGTGGAAAGCCACCTTGTTTAACCCATGACATTTCACACTGGTTAGACCCAATTTATTTTTACCTTGAAAAGAGTACTCCAAAAAAATGTGAATATGGCAAAGTTGCGTAAAATAGGGTGTAGGATTTTAGAAGTTTCAAATGCATGTGCACATAGCACACATTGCACTGAAGCTCCCTATAAGTTTAGTACAAAATTAATAGGCAGTTATTGATAATAACATTCCATGAAAACAGATCAAGAATGTACATCTGCGTCAAAACATTTTTAGACTTGTTTTTGACTCACTACCGATCGTTAACGTTTTCGACAGTTTAGCAGTCGAAATCTACCAGCGAAATGAAAGCACCACAAGAGAGGAAAACAGTGCGCAAAGCTGGAAAGTAGTACGCAGTGATCTAACCAGACTGGCTCGCCCTGTTGCGTTACTTTTCTTGCTATTCGTTTACTGATATTTAACGACTATTACAGATAAATACTTTTTGAGAATATTAAATTCATACTACCCGGAAAGATTACTTTGATTAACTATATAACCCAAATGTAATCTTTCTGTACAGTAAGATAGGCTACAAACCAACTGCACATTAAGACTAATATATTATCTCGCGATAATATCTATATATTCGATAAACCAACATGATCAAAAAGTGAGAGCATAGGCAATGAAAATATATATAGTTTCGCAATGAATGACGAACTTCCGAGTACATTTCTCACATACATGCTGCTTAAGCAGAGGAGATACTAAACTACCTGACCATGCATCAAACATAAACATCAGCAAAAAGTCTAGTAACTGCAGTCTAAGAAACCTCACTGTTCACAAAACGAAAGAAAACATAAGTATTTTTAAGTATTTAAATTTGATCAATAAAGCCAATGAGCCACAACGCATGTCTACCACTACAAGTAACTTCTGGTATAATACTGTCAAATAATGGGGGAAAAAATCACCTTGTAAAACTTTCCTGGAAACTTCGTGCATCACCAGTTCTGAGAATGCCGTTCTAAGAAACTCAAGGGCTTAATTCTCGGAATTCTACCAGAGGGCCATACCATTTCCAAAACAGTGAGGATCGTACATGATGTTGTGGGTTTCGTTTTATCGTCATTACAGGAAATATATTTGGATATTCAATTTAGACAGTAAATTACACACAGTATACTATTGATTCAGATTCGAAAATAAACTGTGATATGGATTTGAACTATGACAACTATTTTATTCTTGCTCTATTCTCCCTCTAAAGTGGAACTGTCAAAATACAAGGTCACCTGACCATTATGTAGACCTCGAAGAATTTGAGCTCGTTCACGAGGCTAGACACGAGCACGGTCTGCGCATGAGCATTTGATTTATAAATCAGGCGATAGGTGGCTTGTTGTTAGAGACTTGTTTTTACTTTTACGCGTAATCCTACCACTAATAATTGTGGACGAACATCTTCAGACCTGACTTTGTTGACTTCGTCACGTTCAGCTATCGGCCTGggattttaaaacattttccgtGCGCTTTTGTGTGAAAGTGCGAGTGATTACATTAATTTTGTATTTTGGGGGACTCAATAATGAACGTTATAATCGTTGATGGTTGCACGCTAGACTTTGGAAATAGAAAAGCACCACAATGGCAAGCAATGTCAAACGTTGTAAGTTAATTGGACTCTGTGTTTATAGTAGTAGTTAATAGTAAGCGCAGCCAAAAATATGTTGTGAAGAATTGCCTTTACAGAAATATCCACCTAAAGGCGTGCGTAAAACTCTTGCGCAAGAGCTCCAACGGCAGCAATGGTTTATGCGCTATAGTAATGCGCACGGCTCTGTGGGATTTATCTATgtattatttacttatttattattTACATAATCCTGGTTATTTACTGGTACTTTTACATTAGTTGTTGACATTATCCCCTTGCACCCTCAGTCAATCAAGAGATAGGGACACAAATATTTAAATCATACCTTTAAAGGACAATAGCCTGTCCAGTAGGCAGCTTGAACCACTAAATGAGGTGTGAACTTTCACCTGTGTTTATGCTATTTCATCTATTCAACTCAGTGGAAGCTGCTGAGGAGAGGAAGGCTCATAGTAATtcctggaatggagtcaattgaATGGTATcattcaccagacgtgctacctgtcccagacctgctgttttcaactctctagagacagcaggagcggtagagatactaacaatgatcggctatgaaaagccaactgacatttactcctgatgtgctgacctgttgcaccctgacaactactgtgattattattatttgaccatgctggtcatttatgaacatttgaacatcttggccatgttctataatctccacccggcacagccagaagaggactggccacccctcatagcctggttcctctctacgttttggcctttctagggagtttttcctggccaccgtgcttctaccccTACATTGctagctgtttggggttttaggctgggtttctgtacagcaccttgagatatcagctgatgtaagaagggctctataaatacatttgaatggaTTTGATCAACCACATGGAATCcacgtttgataccattccattgactctattccagccattattattagccgtcctctcctcagcagcctccactgattgaaCTTGAGTAGCCTAACCTATTAAGGTGCCAGGCAAAATGTTAACAAAGGTGATATTCTCATTGTGTAGCCCCCATCTGTAGTGAACCTTACTTGCTTGAAATCACTGTTTCGTAAGCTACAATATATACTTGAAATGAagtaacattgtgtgtgtgtgagtgagtgagtgagtgagtgagtgagtgagtctgaCTTTCAGATAGCACCTAATGCTGATTCAGAAGCTTTGCTTTtcgcaatattatttttcttCTCTGATGTTTGTTGTTGACGTGGAGCAGGCATGAAAACAGCAATGTTTTCTCTCTAAATCAGCTCTTTGACACCACATCCTCTAGATAAATCTCCAAATCTTCACATGTGTGacaacagcagcaacaactgTGGCTTTTAGATCACGTTTGTCTAACTCAGTTGTCATTTTGAAATGTGTTAACTTTATTAGTAATGAAAGCCTTATTACATTTTTAGTTGAACAACATGCATTATGACACATTGTGACATAATGATAATAGAAAGAAAAGAGTACAATAATGCTTATTGTAAAGTAAATGATTATTGTAAAGTAAATGCTTATTGTAAAGTAAATGCTTATTGTAAAGTAAATGCTTGTTGTAAAGTAGTGCTTATTGGTATTTGTAAAGTAAAATACTAAAATCAATCTATTCGGATAAGCAAATAGCCTAATAAAAGGAAAATATTGACATATTTGTATACATTAAATACAATATAATTAatacatgaaataacacatggccAACCCAAACATCCCATTATAAGATACTTACATACAATACAATGGTGCTTTTTAAATCAGATATT carries:
- the LOC139375890 gene encoding B-cell lymphoma 6 protein homolog isoform X2, with the translated sequence MASLADGCIQFTRHAGDVLLNFNRLRSRNILTDVTIQIDGQHFCAHKTVLVACSGLFYSIFTDPLKSNLSAISLDPEVDPDGFAILLDFMYTSTLTLKDSLVLVTMNTASYLQMEHVVDTCRRFIKSREQSVSLQREEVLASPMHLSQDLPALRVLDRVATSPSHTSISPLRDWRSYCPSVFSGINASGSSHHVHGKHIPIRKMSDACNVSDIPKGGAIFQKLCSTLNRTETTIIHHPLSSDSSSSSVTTICPLLCSSRQSGPLGSLQGPEHRGASPMEEDRNQYPHPSSLSLSPGCTKGVICSPQSPLRSDCQPNSPTESSGCSRNTVPALTQPSGCSQEPKARNWKKYKFIVMNQTSGEKEDESQVGSVEAGDCSSPQGRYMTSGSEGSVEELQTGEMVNEHWEEVLVPQASHRSVRQQRCSSCGTDAPQHLEVCSHSPGSYTGEDTNELHSEYSDSSGENGSYFCNECDAKFAEADSLKGHMLQVHADKPYKCDRCQAAFRYKGNLASHKTVHTGEKPYRCNICGAQFNRPANLKTHTRIHSGEKPYKCETCGSCFVQVAHLRAHVLIHTGEKPYPCEICGTHFRHLQTLKSHLRIHTGEKPYHCEKCDLHFRHKSQLRLHLRQKHGAVTNTKAQYRQANKDMLIGLAKAC
- the LOC139375890 gene encoding B-cell lymphoma 6 protein homolog isoform X1, which produces MHEVSRKVLQDSDTMASLADGCIQFTRHAGDVLLNFNRLRSRNILTDVTIQIDGQHFCAHKTVLVACSGLFYSIFTDPLKSNLSAISLDPEVDPDGFAILLDFMYTSTLTLKDSLVLVTMNTASYLQMEHVVDTCRRFIKSREQSVSLQREEVLASPMHLSQDLPALRVLDRVATSPSHTSISPLRDWRSYCPSVFSGINASGSSHHVHGKHIPIRKMSDACNVSDIPKGGAIFQKLCSTLNRTETTIIHHPLSSDSSSSSVTTICPLLCSSRQSGPLGSLQGPEHRGASPMEEDRNQYPHPSSLSLSPGCTKGVICSPQSPLRSDCQPNSPTESSGCSRNTVPALTQPSGCSQEPKARNWKKYKFIVMNQTSGEKEDESQVGSVEAGDCSSPQGRYMTSGSEGSVEELQTGEMVNEHWEEVLVPQASHRSVRQQRCSSCGTDAPQHLEVCSHSPGSYTGEDTNELHSEYSDSSGENGSYFCNECDAKFAEADSLKGHMLQVHADKPYKCDRCQAAFRYKGNLASHKTVHTGEKPYRCNICGAQFNRPANLKTHTRIHSGEKPYKCETCGSCFVQVAHLRAHVLIHTGEKPYPCEICGTHFRHLQTLKSHLRIHTGEKPYHCEKCDLHFRHKSQLRLHLRQKHGAVTNTKAQYRQANKDMLIGLAKAC